A segment of the Vibrio sp. 16 genome:
CCGCTCTACTGGGTTGCGCCTATGGATCCCAATTACAAGCGTGACAAGCCAGGTAAATCTCCCATGGGCATGGATTTGATTCCCGTTTATGCAGAAGACCTTGCCGGTGGAAACAGCCAACCGGGCACGGTCACCATCTCTCCTGAAGTTGAAAACAATTTGGGGGTAAAAACGGAATCCGTACTTCGCGAGCCATTGAGCCCACGCATTGAGACTGTCGGTTACATTGCCTTTGACGAAAGTCATCTATGGCAAACCAACGTCCGCGTTGCTGGCTGGGTCGAGAAACTCAATATTAACGCAGTAGGGGAAAAAGTAGCCAAAGGCGATGTGCTGTTTAGCTTGTACTCGCCAGAGCTGGTAAAAGCCCAAGAAGAACTGCTCAACGCCTACCGAACCGGACGCAGTGGCTTAGTGAAAGGAGCGACTGAACGTTTAGTTACGCTTGGCGTCGATCGCAGCCAAATTCAAGCCATTAAGCGCAGTGGCAAAGCCTCACAAACCATTGAGATAAAAGCTCCCGCGGACGGCGTGATTGCTAGCCTAAACATCCGTGAAGGTGGTTACCTTTCACCTGCTCAAGCTGTGATTAGCGCAGGCCCACTCGATAATGTCTGGGTCGACGCTGAGGTATTCGAGCGTCAAACCCATTGGATGAAAGCGGGCAGCCAAGCAACCATGACACTCGATGCGATTCCGGGCAATGAGTGGCAAGGCGTGGTCGATTATGTTTATCCCATTCTCGATCCAAACACTCGAACATTGCGCGTACGCCTCAAGTTCCCCAATCCAAACGGTGAGCTCAAACCCAACATGTTTGCCAACATTGCGCTGCAACCTGTTAGCGAAGAATCTGTACTGACGGTCGCGAAATCGGCGGTGATTCGCTCTGGGGGCATGACCCGAGTCGTGCTTGCTGAAGGAGAAGGCAAATACCGCTCCGCACGCATCGAAGTGGGCCGTGAAGCGGGCGACAGAATTGAAGTGTTGCAAGGGCTGACTCAAAACGATCGTATCGTCACTTCTGCCCACTTTATGCTCGACTCAGAATCGAGCCAGTCGGCCGACTTATCGCGCATCAACGGCATAGAGCCCCCCGCTGAAACCGTCTGGGCCAAAGGCGAAATCACGGATGTGATGGCAGGGCACCGCATGTTAACCCTCAACCACCAGCCCGTCCCAGAGTGGAACTGGCCAGGGATGGTGATGAACTTCAATCTGGCAGAAAACGTAGACATGAGCGTTCTCAACAAAGGGCAAGCGATTGAGTTTGAGATGAAGAAAACCAATTCCGGTCAGTATGAGATTGTCGATATCAAAGCAGACAACAGCATCATTGCCGCAGAAGTATGGGTGACGGGTGACATCACCATGTTGATGGCGGATTTTGGCATGATCACACTCAAACACTTGCCGGTCGCCGAATGGAACTGGGAAGCGGGGGAAATGAACTTTTCGGTCGGTGAAGAGGTGAACTTATCTGGATTTGAAGAAGGGCAAAAGGTTCGCTTTCTAGTTGAAAAACAAGGCTCTGACTATCAGTTGAAGAAACTTGAAGCGGTAGAGGGCTAACCATGATCAGTGCAATCATTCGTTGGTCGATTAGCAATCGATTCTTAGTGTTACTTGCGACATTCGCGATCGTATTGGGTGGACTTTACAGTGTAAAAAATACCCCAGTGGACGCGATTCCCGATTTGTCGGATGTGCAAGTTATCATCAAAACAAGCTATCCGGGTCAAGCGCCGCAAGTGGTTGAAGACCAAGTCACCTACCCGCTCACCACCGCAATGCTCGCGGTTCCGGGAGCAGAGACGGTACGCGGCTATTCGTTCTTTGGCGACTCCTACGTCTATATCATATTCAACGATGATACAGACATGTATTGGGCTCGCTCTCGAGTACTCGAATACTTGAGTCAAGTCGCACCTAAGCTCCCGCCAAGCGCGAAACCAACACTCGGCCCTGATGCGACGGGTGTGGGCTGGGTCTACAGCTACGTCCTACAAGATAAAACCGGGCAGCATGACCTTGCCCAGCTGCGCAGCCTGCAAGATTGGTTCTTAAAGTACGAGTTGCAGACCGTAGCCGGCGTTTCAGAAGTGGCAACTGTCGGCGGCATGGTCAAACAGTACCAAGTACAAATCGATCCCGCTAAGTTGCGCGCTTACGATTTGACGCTGCAGCAAGTCAACATGGCGATTCAAAACGGCAACCAAGAGACGGGCGCGTCCGTCATTGAAGTGGCAGAAGCTGAGCACATGGTACGCACGACCGGTTACCTCAGCAGCATCGAAGACATCGAATCTTTGCCGCTCAAAGTGACCAGCAAAGGCACACCACTCTTGCTTGGTGACATTGCAGACATCAATCTTGGCCCACAGATGCGTCGTGGCATTTCCGAGTTCAACGGTGAAGGCGAAGCGGTGGGTGGCGTGATTGTGATGCGATTTGGCGAAAACGCCAGTGAGGTGATCCACAATGTCAAAACCAAACTGGCAGAACTTCAACGCAGCCTGCCAGACGGCGTGGAGATCGTCGCCACCTACGATCGTTCAACCTTGATTGATGCCGCAGTTGAAAACCTATGGAAGAAACTGGCAGAAGAATTCATCGTTGTGGCGGTTGTTTGTGCACTGTTCTTGTTCCACATTCGTTCATCACTGGTGATCGCCCTCAGTTTGCCTGTTGGGATCCTGTCGGCATTTATCGTCATGCACTGGCAAGGTATCAACGCCAACATCATGTCTTTGGGCGGCATTGCGATTGCGATAGGCGCGATGGTCGATGGCGCAATCGTAATGATTGAAAACGTTCACAAACACATAGAGCGTACCCCGCTAACGGACAAAAACCGTTGGCAAGTGATCGGCAAAGCGGCGGAAGAAGTGGGGGCTCCCCTATTCTTCTCACTGCTTATCATCACGTTAAGTTTCGTGCCAGTGTTC
Coding sequences within it:
- a CDS encoding efflux RND transporter periplasmic adaptor subunit, with amino-acid sequence MKTLQVATLALLVGGALGFVTNQHFISANHDMTAMTSANAADSNEPLYWVAPMDPNYKRDKPGKSPMGMDLIPVYAEDLAGGNSQPGTVTISPEVENNLGVKTESVLREPLSPRIETVGYIAFDESHLWQTNVRVAGWVEKLNINAVGEKVAKGDVLFSLYSPELVKAQEELLNAYRTGRSGLVKGATERLVTLGVDRSQIQAIKRSGKASQTIEIKAPADGVIASLNIREGGYLSPAQAVISAGPLDNVWVDAEVFERQTHWMKAGSQATMTLDAIPGNEWQGVVDYVYPILDPNTRTLRVRLKFPNPNGELKPNMFANIALQPVSEESVLTVAKSAVIRSGGMTRVVLAEGEGKYRSARIEVGREAGDRIEVLQGLTQNDRIVTSAHFMLDSESSQSADLSRINGIEPPAETVWAKGEITDVMAGHRMLTLNHQPVPEWNWPGMVMNFNLAENVDMSVLNKGQAIEFEMKKTNSGQYEIVDIKADNSIIAAEVWVTGDITMLMADFGMITLKHLPVAEWNWEAGEMNFSVGEEVNLSGFEEGQKVRFLVEKQGSDYQLKKLEAVEG